The genome window ATCCGAGGCTTCAAGTGGAAGCGGATATCGGTCTCGTAGCGGCTGAGTCCCGACTTGCGGATGCGCTTGCCGTCGAGCCACCGATCGAGCCACTCGCCGACGGTCAGGCGACCGATCAGGTCCTGACCGGACTTCAGGCGCCGGCGGGTCTCCTCGACATCCGGCAGTGGCGACTTCTCGTCGCCGACCTCCTCCAGCATGGCGGCGATCAGCGCCATGCCCTCGGGGTCGTCGGTGTCGGCGAGGCCGAGCAGGGCGCGTATGTGGTCGAGGTCGGCCTGGGCGGCCTTGAGGGAGTCGTAGCCGGCGCGGCTGAAGGAGCGGCGGGTGCCGTCTTCGCGGGGCGGGAGTTCCTGGCGTATGGAGTACGAGCCGTGCTTGCGGCTGGAGAGCTTCGGGCACTGCTTGCCGAGCGGCTTCCCGGTTTGGGCGTCGCGGCAGTAGCAGCGGCGGTGGGTGGAACCCTTCAAAGATCATTCTCCTCATCGGTGTTGCCGACGGGTGGGTCGACGTCGGCGAGTTCTGGTGGCAGGTGCGGTGGTGTGCCGCCGTCTTCGCGGATGAAGGCGCGGGCGCTGCGGAGCCGGTACTTGGCTTCCAACACCCTTTCGGCGTAGTCGGCTTGGGCGAGTACCGCTTCCTCGCGTTCGGCCTGGTTGGGCGCTGTCTCGGCCTTCCAGCGCTCGTGCTTCTCGCCTTTCAGGGCGGCCAGGGCGGCGCGCTGGTGGCGGATGTGGGCGCGGAAGGAGCGGAGCATGTCGTCTTCCATGCCGAAGTCCTCGATGTCGCCGGTGAACCAGCGCATGGCGTCCCATGTCGGGTCGGAGTGCTGCAGGGGAAGGCGCTGGACTCGGTCGACGTAGCCGACGGGGTAGAGCAGGCAGATCGGGTAGGTCCGCAAGGCTTCGGCGAGGACGAGGACGTCGACCATGGGCAGGTTGGCGCGGCGGCCGGATTCCATGTTGGCGATCACGTTGCGCGGGATCGGATGGCCGATCTCCGCGCAGCGGTCGGCCAGGTCCTGGGCGCTCATGCGCAACTCCTTCCTTCGTCTGCGGACCTCGGCGGCCACCGTGGCCATCACCTGATCCACCCACTCGGGGACGTCGTCCTCGTCATCTCTAGGATCAAAACCGCGTTGTGTCATGGAGACACATTAGCTTCCCGATGATGGTTAGTGATCGCCTGGAGCCGGACGTGATGCCGCGTTCGCCGAGGGCTCACTCATGGACGGAGCATGTATGCGCGAAAACGAGATCGCGGAGCGGCCCAAGGGTATGACGCGGGCGGAGTTGTTGGCCCTGCCTGCCGCCGTTGACCTGGACACCGGTAACCGGGCGCTGGGTCTGGGGCGGAGCAAGGGCTACGAGTTGGCCAAGCGGGGTCAGTACCCCTGCAAGGTCCTGCGGCTGGGCAAGGCGTACCGCGTCGTGACAGCCGACCTGTTGAGCCTGCTCGGCCTGGCCGCATGACCGCCCGAGCCCATAGCAGACGCTTCTGCGCTGAGCTGACACAGAAACGCTGGACTGTGTCGGGGCGTGGACGTACTGTCCGTGTTCCCTCGCCCCGGTCAGGGAAGCGAGAAAGCCCCCGGCGCGCCAACGCCGGAGGCTCCGCACACTCCACTGCCCGCATACCAACGAACGACCTGCGTGAGTCGGGCCTGCATGCCCGACGTCACCGGAAAAGGAGCTGCCCTGTGCAACCTACGACACCCGAGCCCTATTCCGCACCCGGCAAAGCGGTATGGCCGACGGTCGCCGTGCCTGGCCGGCCCGGCCACGCGCCCGAAGCCGCCCCGGCGGCCGATGGCGGGGCACCGGATACGGTTCCGGTGGATCAGCCCGCCGAGGAGGCGGTGCCGGAGCCCGAGCCGACGTACGGCTCCGAGCTGCTGAGTGAACTGCGTTCCCAGATAGCCCAGTTCGTGATCCTGCCCTCCCAGCAGGCGCTACACGCCGTCACGCTGTGGGTGGCGGCGACGCACCTGCAGCCCGCGTGGCAGCACGCACCGCGCCTGGCGGTGGTCGGGCCGGCGAAGCGGTGCGGCAAGTCACGGCTCCTGGACGTGCTGACCGAGACGGTCCACGAGCCGATGCTCACCATCAACACCACGCCCGCGGCCATCTTCCGGTCCATCACCGACGAGCCGCCCACCCTGCTGGTGGACGAGGCGGACACAATCTTCGGCACGCCGAAGCAGGCGGAGAAGAATGAGGAGATGCGTGGTCTGCTCAACGCCGGCCACCAGCGCAACCGGTACGTCACCCGCGTCGTAGGCAACGACCACACCCCGCACCGGTTCGCCACCTTCGCCATGGCCGCGCTCGCGGGCATCGGCGACCTGCCCGACACGATCATGGACCGGTCGGTGGTGATTCGTATGCGCCGCCGGGCCGAGGGCGAGAGCGTCAAGCCCTTCCGCTCCCGCCGCGACACCCCGGCCCTGCACGACCTGCGCGACCGCCTCGCCGCCTGGGCCCGGCCGCTGCTGGACGAGGCCGCCGACATGGAACCGGTAATGCCGGTGGAGGACCGAGCCGCCGATACCTGGGAACCCCTGGTGATCGTCGCCGACCTGGCCGCCGGGCCCTGGCCACGCCTCGCCCGCGCGGCGTGCGCGCAGATGGTGACGGCCGAAGCGGAGGCCGAGGAGGACCACCCCAGCTCAGCGCGGATCCTGGCCGACATCCGCCGGGTCTTCGTAGCCCAGCGGGAGGTCGACAGCCTCTCCACGGACGAACTCCTGCACCACCTGCGCCAGGACCTGGAAGGCCCGTGGGCGGAGTGGGGTCGCAAGGGGCTGGACCCGCGTGAGCTCGGCTCGCTGCTGCGCGCCTTCGACATCAGGCCCGGCAACGTCCGCCTCGCCGACGGAACCCAGCGCAAGGGCTACACGCGCAACAAGTTCCTCGACGCATGGCGGCGCTACTGCCCGACCGTCCACCCGGTCGGCACAGGCCCCGCGCGCAGCGAGGGCTGAGACCCCCCGGTCCCCGGTTGCCGTCCTTGCCGTCCCTGCCGTAATCCCGCAGGTCAAACGGCATGCAGGCAAGACGGCAACCGGGGCCAGGACGGCAACACGATCATGACCGAGGTTGCTGCCCGCCGGGACGCCGCCCACATCCGTCTTGTGCCGTCCCGGACGTCCCCGCCGTATCACCGCAGGTCACAGCACATGCGGCCGGGACGGCAAGACGGATGCGATCCATCCACGGCCACCGAACCGCAGCACCCGCCGCCCGTGCGTGCCCACAGGACGCGCCAGCGCCGCCAAGACGGAACACCGGCCCCCCTGCCGTACCGGCCCTGACCTGCGCTTGCAACGGCCGGGACGGCAAAGACGGACCACGCCACCACCCCAGGAGAACCCCGCTTGACCACCCTCTCCACACCCACCCACCGGGACCATCGCCCCGGCGTAGGACGGCCGATGACGAGCAAGCAGGCTGCTGAGCGGTACGCGCTCGTCGCGGCGGGCGTTGTCATCGTGGCGCTCACCGCCGGCGGATTCTGGCTGTCGTACGCGCACCTCGCAGAGGTCGCCGGACAGCACGGCCTCAAGAACTCCCCAGTCCGCCAGTGGGCCTGGCCCGCGACCCTGGACGCCTTCATCGTCGCGGGTGAACTCCTCATGCTCCGCGCGGGTCTGCGCCGCGTCGCCGACGGCTGGGCCATCGTCCTCACCGCCACCGGATCGATCGGTTCCATCGCCCTCAACGTGGCCGGGGTCAACGGCACGGGCAACACCAGCGCCGTGCCGCTCCTCGACTACGTGGTCGCCGCGGTTCCCCCGACAGCCGCGCTGCTGGCCTTCGGCGTCCTGATGCGGCAGATCCACCAGCTCGTCGCCGACCCACCCGACGCCACCGAACGCCACAACGGTCTCCCGCAGCCAGCCGGTCTCGACGTGGCGGACGGTCAGGCCGACGTGGCTCGGGGTGCTGCCGAGGTGGCGCAGGGCGCCGCCACTATGACGGAAACCCCGCAGTCTTCCGCCGAACCGGAAGACCAGAAGCCCAGCGCTGTGTCCGACGACTACCTTGCGATCGCCCGTACCGCGCCACTGGGACGCGGAGACCGTGCCTCGCGCCGCCACATCGAAGCGACGATCCGCGGCAAGGGCCTCCCGATCGGCAGGGCCGACGCGGAAAAGCTCAAGGACGTCCTGCAAGCCGAACTCGATGAGGCCACCTCTCAGCGGCGGGACGACCTCGGCATGACCCCCGCTGGCGCTCCCTGAGCCCCGCGCTCCCATCGCTCCGGCGCAACTCGCATCGCTCGTCCCCGCGCAGGTCCGCGGGGACGAGCGACCGCAGCAACGAGTCAACCCGACACCGCCGCTCCATCCGTCCTTGCCCTGACAGGTATGGGACGAGGTCGACCGGTCACTGACTGACCATCAACACCTTATGGAGAACCACCTCATGCGCAACCAGCACCACGAACCCACATCGCACCAGCAGGAGATGACCACCACCCCAGCCACAACGCCAGCAAGGTATCCCGCTGGACCGTCCAAGGACGGCCGCAACGGGGAAGTCTCCGCCCCGGGGGTGGCGGAGGACCTCGGGCGCCAGGGGGCACCCGAGGAGGAACAGATCGCCGACACCGTCGCCGCCCAGCTGCCGCGCGCCGCCGAAGCTGCCGCGCTGCACCGTGTCGCCCGACGTCGCAAGCCCGACCCGAACGGCCAGCGTAAGCAGCGTGTCGATGCCCGCTACAGCGTCGACGAGAAAACCGAGATCCTCGCCATGGCGCGGTCGCTGAACATCGCCGGCGCCCACTACGTCGGCGCCGTCGTCATGGCCCACGTCCAGGGCGACCTCGCCCTGCCCGGCCAGCGCACCCCGCTCGACGACTACATCGACGAACTGACCGCCCTGCGTGGCGAGGTCGCCAAGATCGGCCACAACATCAACCAGATCGCCAAGAAGCTGAACTCCGGCGGCCGTCCACAGCCTGGGGATACCGCCGTCCTGGCCCAGGGCGAACGCACCCTGACCGCGGTCGGCGCCACCGTCCGCCACATCGCCACAGCCGCGAACCAGGCCGTCGCCAAGAAGGCGGCCCGGTGATCGCGAAGATCCGCAGCGGCAAGGAAACCGCCGGATTGATCCGGTACCTGTTCGACACGAAGAAGGCCAAGGACCACATCGACCCCCATCTGGTCGCCTCCTGGGACGGCTTCGCCCCCGACCCCGGCCGCGCCGACGACTTCGACGCCACCAGGAAGCTCCTCGTGGCCGACCTGGACCTGCACGTCAAGCAGGCTCGGAGGCTGGGCCGCGCTCCCGAGAAGCACGTGTGGCACTGCTCGATCCGCGCCGCCGAGAGTGACCGCGTCCTCAGCGACGAGGAGTGGGCCGACATCGCCCGCCGCGTTGTGGCGGCCACTGGCATAGCACCGGAAGGCGATTCGGACGGATGCCGCTGGGCCGCCGTCCGCCATGCCCCCGACCACATCCACATCGCCGCCACCAAGGTCCGGGCGGATCTGCGCACCGCCCGCCACTGGAACGACTACCTCACCGCCGACCGTGAACTCGCCGCCATCGAGAAGGAATACGGCCTGTTCCAAGTGGTCCGCGGAGACCGCACCGCTGCGAAGCGGACCACCCGTGCCGAGCAGGAGAAGGCCCGCCGCGCCGGCCAGGAGAAGCCCGCCCGCGAACGGCTGCGCGCCACCGTGCGCACCGCCGTAGCCGCCGCCACCAGCGTGGAGGAGTTCGTCCACCTGCTCAACCACCTCGACGGCGTGCTCGTCGAGGTCGTCCACTTCCCCTCGGGTGACGTGCGCGGCTACAAGGTCGCCAGCGAAGACACCACCACCGCCGACAACGAGCCCGTCTGGTTCTCCGGCTCCGAACTCGCCCCGGACCTCTCCTTCCCCAAGATCCAAAAGCGCCTGGAGAGCATCGACCCACAGTCCGCTGAGAAGCCAGGCCGGCGCAGGCCCAGCCCCTGGCACCAGGCCACCGACGCCGCCGAACGCATCCCACACCACCTCGACCAGACGGACGACGAAGCCTCCCAGGCCCACGTCGCCGCCTTCGGCGAGGCCCTCGACGCCCTCCCCCTCCTCGCACCTCAGACCCTGCGCCCCCAACTCCGAGAGGCGGCGACCGCGTTCGAGCGTGCCACCCGCTCCCGCATCCGGGCCGAACACCACCACGCCCGCGCGCTGCGCGGCGCCGTACGCGCCATGCTCCGCGAGCCCGCCCCCAAGGACGGCGCCGTCCTGGCGATGTTCCTGGACGCGGCGATCCTCGTGGTCGTTGCCGCTGCCCGCTGGCACCAGCTCCGCCACCACGACCAGCAGGTCGCCGCCGCCCACCAGACCCTGCTCCACCTCCAGGCCGCCTACGACCAAGCAGCCGCCGCACCCCTGGCCGCCCTCGCGCAGCGCCAGCCACCCCAGCAGGCCGTGGAACGGCAGATCCGCCGCCTACGCCAGGCCGTGCCCGAGCACGCGGAGCAGATCATCGAAGACCCCGCTTTCGCGGCTCTCACCGCCGCCCTCGCCGAGGCAGAAGCAGCCGGGCACGACCCGGAACGGCTCCTCCAGCAGGTCGCAAACGAGCGTGCCCTGAACGACGCCCGGCGCCCCGCACGAGTTCTGGCCTGGCGCATCCAACGCCTCAGTGAAAGGCCGGCACTCAGCGCACAAGCCCGTTCAGCACAAGCCCACAGCCCAGCCTGGGCCGACAGCGCAGCACGGCGCCCCGACGCTCCAGAGCACACGGCAGCAGCCGCCCCGGCCCCGCAGCCGTCACAAGCACGACGGCGCTGATCTCGATCTCAGCTGCGTGCGGTGACGCGCTGGGAGACGCCAGAACAAGGCACCGCAGCACGAAGCCGGGCTCCCCCAACTGGGAGGCCCGGCTTCACCGCGTGGGAGGCCCTGGAACTGCTGGAGCGTCCAGGAGTTGGTCGAATGTGCCCTCCGACAGCACCCGGCGCAGCACCGGTGCACTGGAACTGGGGGAGTCGCCGAACACGGCGACAAAGTCATGCGCGCCGGCGCCGAACGACGCCGACAGGGAGGTCACAAGGCTGCCTGCGCCTTGTCGAGCGCCTTCTCCAGGTTGGCGTCCACAAGTCCTGGCGCGCCCGAGACGAGCACAAGGACGTTGCCGATTCGGATCGCCGTCTGCTTGACGACGCTGCGCTGCCCACCGGTCGAGTAGGTGAGCAGCTGGCTCCACTGCTCGTTGCCCAGGTCGGGGGCGGGCGTCACCTGCGTGCCCACCGTGACGACGGTGTTGCCCGACACCACCTGGTACGTGGGGCAGGAGACCATCGCATCGAAGATCTCCCCAATGCCCTTGGACAGCTTCGCCGCGGTGTCGCTGTACAGCTCCTCGGCCAGCTCGGAGTTGCTGCCGCCGGCATAGGTGAAGGACGCCTTCGCCTTGCGGGGGAAGGCGAGGCTTGTGCCGGTCGCGGTGTCGCCGCCGAGTTTCTCCATGGCCGGGCAGCCCACCACAGCCACATCGTCGTGCGCCGCGGGGCGCTGTGGCGTGCGGGTGTAGCCCCCGCCGAGGTCGCTCTCGTCCAAGAGGAGTTTGGCCAGCGCGGTCGAGGACAGCGAGGCGAGCGCCGGGGCACTCTCGCCGTCCGGGTGCACCGGGACGGTCGGGGAGGACATCGGACCGGAGGCGGCGGCGCTGCCATCGGAACAGCCCGCCAGGGCCAAGATAGCGAGGGCGCTGAGGCTGAGGACGGTCGTGGCGTGAAGGCGCATCGGAAACCCTTTTTGGCCTGTTGCGGCCTGCGTAGCGGACGGTCTGACCAGGCCGGCCCTCCGGGCGCCGGCGGTGCGAAGGGGAGTGGGGGTTTCGGGAGGTCAATGGCCGAGGTGGCGCAGGCCCTCTTCGAGAGTGGGGTGGAACTGGTCGACGGGACCGGAGTGGCGGTTGAACCAGACCGCATCCAGGCCGGGCTCCTTCGTCTCGTGGCCCGCCCGGCAGCGCAGCCATATCGAGTCGTCCCGCATGCAGAAGACGATCCAGTCCCGGTACGCGCCGCACTCGGGGCACGTACGGACCTCGCCGTCGACGACGAGCGGCTGCAGCCAGCGCATCATCACCCCGGCCACGTCCTGGCGCGACGGTACCCGCAGCTCCGGCGGCAGGAAGTCGGGCACAACCCCTTCTTCTGCGGTGGGGGCTTGTGAGGTCGGCTCGGGGAAGTTGGGCCACGGCTGCGTGGCCTGCAGCCGCAGGAGCAGCGCGTGGCCCGCACGCTGGGCTTCACGGAACGTGCGGTCCTCGCGAGCGCGTCGGAACAAGAACAAGGCACACTCCTTCTCTGTCATCTGGCGGGCGCGGTGACGCGCCTCGTCTGACTTGTTGCCACTCGGGAGATCGGCGACGAGCCGTTTACGACAGCGGCTCCTCTGGGCGGCAGCCGTCAGTTGCGGCGGAGGACGGTGAGCCGCCCTTCGGCGCTCGCAGGGACGGTTCGGCGGGGCACCGGGACCGGTGAGGCGAGCGAGGAGGCGAATGCCGCCACCAGCTCATGGGGGACGCTGGTGCTGAAGCTGGCACACCACAAATAGGGGGCGCTGACGACGGGTTCCGCCCATGCCTGCCAGCCCACCAGGTCAGGGCGCGGGTCGGCGTCCTGGATGAGTGGCGGCAGCATCTCCAACGAGACGCTGCAGGAGAATCCGGGGTCCGTGGCGGTGGTGCGGGGGCGGTCCACGTCGCGGATCCAGCCTTGGGCACTCAGTGCGTTGAGGACCGTTCCCGGCGCCTCGGAGCCGACGTCGGGCGCCTCGCGGGTGTCGATCGCCACGAGGAGATCGGCGAGCGCTTCGTACGGGACGCCGGCCGTGAAGTACGCGTTCCACGCAGGCACCACGGAGGTGGCATCCGGGCGGGCGCTCAGCTGCCAGGCAACCGGGAGGCTGCCCAGTTCGAACGGGTAGGCCGCGAGGGTCCATTCGGCACCGCGCAGCTCATCTGGGCTGACGTACAGCAGGGTGTGGCGGGAGGTAGGCCACATGCGCCAGCCGAGGCCAGCCAGGATGTCGCCGATCCGTTCGGCGAGGGCCCCGTCGTCACCCGCCAGATGGCGCGGGGTGACCCAGTACACGGGGTCTGGCGAGTCGGGATGGGAGGGTTCGCTGGGGTGGTGCGGGTGCAGGGGCGCCTCCGTGGGATCGGGGGGAAGGATTTCGTCGGGGCGTTGTACGTTGGCATGGTTTGCAGCAGCACACCAGCGCTTGCGGGATCTTTCCTGTCTGCCCCCGGCGAACTTGCTCTCCCCGTGCCTGGAGGGGCCCAAATTTAGTGGTCGAAACTCACAGCGGATGGCCAAGCGGTAGCCGATCGGCCACGGATCTGAGACTGGATGGTCAACCCAGTCCACTTGCTGCTGAGACGTGCCGTATATGCCAGGAGAGAGCGGATGGCCCAGGCCCAGTGGAACAGCCACTGCGGCAGCGAGATACTGACGCCGTGGAAAGCGGACAGGTTCGCACACTGCGCTTTGCGGTCGAATGGGTTGATCAACACCCTGTGACCTGGCTCGAAGGGGCCTTCCCCGCCTCATACGAAGTGGAAGGCTGGAAGCTGACACTCACCGAAACGAAGCTCGCCGCCGCACCGGCCGCGCCGATGACCGAGGACAAGGCCCGCTCGGCCGTCATGCCGCTACTGGACACATGGTCGGCCGAACTTGAAGTCGATCAGCGCCTTGTCGTGATGCTCTACTATCTCGGCGCAGACGTGGAGCCGGGTGCCACTGACACGAAGGGAACAGTCGCCAGCGCGGACTTTGCGACTGCGTCGGCCGAGGCGTTCGACGCGACCGTCGTCATTCAGCGCGATGCCCCTCCGCAGCCGGACTGGTCGTGGCGGGACACAGAAGTAACCAAGGCGGCGCGGACGATGTGCCTGCGCCCCCTCCGGAACGGGACCCGACCAATTGCTGACGCCGCGTACTGGCTCTCA of Streptomyces phaeolivaceus contains these proteins:
- a CDS encoding DUF2637 domain-containing protein, which codes for MTSKQAAERYALVAAGVVIVALTAGGFWLSYAHLAEVAGQHGLKNSPVRQWAWPATLDAFIVAGELLMLRAGLRRVADGWAIVLTATGSIGSIALNVAGVNGTGNTSAVPLLDYVVAAVPPTAALLAFGVLMRQIHQLVADPPDATERHNGLPQPAGLDVADGQADVARGAAEVAQGAATMTETPQSSAEPEDQKPSAVSDDYLAIARTAPLGRGDRASRRHIEATIRGKGLPIGRADAEKLKDVLQAELDEATSQRRDDLGMTPAGAP
- the mobC gene encoding plasmid mobilization relaxosome protein MobC; protein product: MRNQHHEPTSHQQEMTTTPATTPARYPAGPSKDGRNGEVSAPGVAEDLGRQGAPEEEQIADTVAAQLPRAAEAAALHRVARRRKPDPNGQRKQRVDARYSVDEKTEILAMARSLNIAGAHYVGAVVMAHVQGDLALPGQRTPLDDYIDELTALRGEVAKIGHNINQIAKKLNSGGRPQPGDTAVLAQGERTLTAVGATVRHIATAANQAVAKKAAR
- a CDS encoding relaxase/mobilization nuclease domain-containing protein; amino-acid sequence: MIAKIRSGKETAGLIRYLFDTKKAKDHIDPHLVASWDGFAPDPGRADDFDATRKLLVADLDLHVKQARRLGRAPEKHVWHCSIRAAESDRVLSDEEWADIARRVVAATGIAPEGDSDGCRWAAVRHAPDHIHIAATKVRADLRTARHWNDYLTADRELAAIEKEYGLFQVVRGDRTAAKRTTRAEQEKARRAGQEKPARERLRATVRTAVAAATSVEEFVHLLNHLDGVLVEVVHFPSGDVRGYKVASEDTTTADNEPVWFSGSELAPDLSFPKIQKRLESIDPQSAEKPGRRRPSPWHQATDAAERIPHHLDQTDDEASQAHVAAFGEALDALPLLAPQTLRPQLREAATAFERATRSRIRAEHHHARALRGAVRAMLREPAPKDGAVLAMFLDAAILVVVAAARWHQLRHHDQQVAAAHQTLLHLQAAYDQAAAAPLAALAQRQPPQQAVERQIRRLRQAVPEHAEQIIEDPAFAALTAALAEAEAAGHDPERLLQQVANERALNDARRPARVLAWRIQRLSERPALSAQARSAQAHSPAWADSAARRPDAPEHTAAAAPAPQPSQARRR
- a CDS encoding helix-turn-helix domain-containing protein, encoding MTQRGFDPRDDEDDVPEWVDQVMATVAAEVRRRRKELRMSAQDLADRCAEIGHPIPRNVIANMESGRRANLPMVDVLVLAEALRTYPICLLYPVGYVDRVQRLPLQHSDPTWDAMRWFTGDIEDFGMEDDMLRSFRAHIRHQRAALAALKGEKHERWKAETAPNQAEREEAVLAQADYAERVLEAKYRLRSARAFIREDGGTPPHLPPELADVDPPVGNTDEENDL
- a CDS encoding DUF317 domain-containing protein translates to MYWVTPRHLAGDDGALAERIGDILAGLGWRMWPTSRHTLLYVSPDELRGAEWTLAAYPFELGSLPVAWQLSARPDATSVVPAWNAYFTAGVPYEALADLLVAIDTREAPDVGSEAPGTVLNALSAQGWIRDVDRPRTTATDPGFSCSVSLEMLPPLIQDADPRPDLVGWQAWAEPVVSAPYLWCASFSTSVPHELVAAFASSLASPVPVPRRTVPASAEGRLTVLRRN
- a CDS encoding DUF3631 domain-containing protein yields the protein MQPTTPEPYSAPGKAVWPTVAVPGRPGHAPEAAPAADGGAPDTVPVDQPAEEAVPEPEPTYGSELLSELRSQIAQFVILPSQQALHAVTLWVAATHLQPAWQHAPRLAVVGPAKRCGKSRLLDVLTETVHEPMLTINTTPAAIFRSITDEPPTLLVDEADTIFGTPKQAEKNEEMRGLLNAGHQRNRYVTRVVGNDHTPHRFATFAMAALAGIGDLPDTIMDRSVVIRMRRRAEGESVKPFRSRRDTPALHDLRDRLAAWARPLLDEAADMEPVMPVEDRAADTWEPLVIVADLAAGPWPRLARAACAQMVTAEAEAEEDHPSSARILADIRRVFVAQREVDSLSTDELLHHLRQDLEGPWAEWGRKGLDPRELGSLLRAFDIRPGNVRLADGTQRKGYTRNKFLDAWRRYCPTVHPVGTGPARSEG